In Bdellovibrio sp. GT3, one genomic interval encodes:
- a CDS encoding DNA recombination protein RmuC: MNLGTVIAFVAGALIAGIVVYFKSKAQAMTEKAQMQADLQSLQMKNELLTQNLSETKSLMNEARKQQEELATRMNAQFENMAQKIFEEKSAKFTDQNHKNISSVLEPLKERIKDFEKKVEESYSTERSERGILRGELTKMMELNKVMSTETQNLTKALKGEVKTQGNWGELILENILERSGLRKGEEYTIQGTDMDLRGDDGQILRPDVIVNLPDNKHLIVDSKMTLVAYEQYSSAETIEDQERFGKFHIDSLKKHIDGLSEKKYHAADKLISPDFVILFMPLEPAFALAFKLKPDIFQYAWERNIAIVSPTTLLATLRTVTALWKQDRQEKNALEIAKRGGLLYEKFANLLKDIQNLGEKLGAAQKAHEEVTKKLSDGRGNLMDQVEDLKRLGAKTEKSLPQLETT; the protein is encoded by the coding sequence ATGAACTTAGGAACCGTGATCGCTTTTGTCGCAGGCGCTTTAATCGCCGGTATTGTGGTTTACTTTAAATCCAAGGCTCAGGCCATGACTGAAAAGGCCCAAATGCAGGCAGATCTTCAGTCTTTGCAAATGAAGAACGAACTTCTGACGCAGAACCTCTCTGAAACCAAGTCTCTCATGAACGAAGCTCGCAAACAGCAAGAGGAACTTGCGACCCGCATGAACGCTCAGTTTGAAAACATGGCGCAAAAGATCTTTGAGGAAAAGTCCGCAAAGTTCACCGATCAAAATCACAAGAACATCTCCTCCGTTTTGGAACCCCTTAAAGAACGCATCAAGGACTTTGAAAAGAAAGTCGAAGAATCCTACTCCACCGAACGTTCCGAGCGCGGCATCTTGCGTGGCGAACTGACGAAGATGATGGAACTGAACAAAGTGATGTCCACGGAAACCCAGAATTTGACCAAAGCCCTTAAAGGCGAAGTTAAAACCCAAGGTAATTGGGGTGAGTTGATCCTGGAAAACATCCTGGAACGCTCGGGTCTGCGCAAGGGCGAGGAATACACCATCCAAGGAACAGACATGGATTTGCGTGGTGACGACGGACAAATCCTTCGCCCCGACGTGATCGTGAATCTTCCCGACAACAAACACCTGATCGTCGACTCGAAAATGACTTTAGTGGCGTACGAACAGTACTCTTCTGCAGAAACCATCGAAGACCAGGAGCGCTTTGGTAAATTCCATATCGATTCCCTGAAAAAACACATCGATGGCTTGTCAGAAAAGAAATACCACGCAGCTGATAAATTGATTTCCCCGGATTTCGTGATTCTGTTTATGCCTTTGGAGCCGGCGTTCGCTCTGGCGTTTAAATTAAAACCAGACATCTTCCAATACGCTTGGGAGCGCAATATCGCTATCGTAAGCCCTACGACGTTGCTTGCGACCTTAAGAACGGTAACAGCCCTTTGGAAACAGGATCGCCAGGAAAAGAATGCGCTTGAGATCGCAAAACGTGGTGGTCTTCTTTACGAAAAGTTCGCGAACCTTTTGAAGGACATTCAGAATTTGGGTGAAAAACTGGGCGCCGCCCAGAAAGCCCACGAAGAAGTGACCAAAAAACTTTCTGACGGCCGCGGCAACCTGATGGATCAAGTCGAAGACTTGAAACGCTTGGGAGCAAAAACTGAAAAATCATTGCCCCAGTTGGAAACAACTTAG
- the menA gene encoding 1,4-dihydroxy-2-naphthoate octaprenyltransferase: protein MSQFKSVILAFRPKTLTAALVPCLAATALVKAIGLSWDGAVLFYALAASFLIQIGTNLVNDAVDFKKGADTEKRIGPQRITQAGILSANQVMILGSLCFALAIACGIPLVMKGGVAIVIIGIASVLMGYSYTAGPFPLAYLGLGDLFVILFFGLLAVMGMVFLNTGDWMIEAFVLGLQIGFHATTLIAINNLRDREGDKLVNKKTMAVRFGVKFSRYEIAAMAFLPFVLNLYWWFEGYKIAAIVSMFALPLAVKLTKNVFQTEPGPAYNKFLGQAAGLHLVFGLLITLGFAL from the coding sequence ATGAGTCAATTTAAGAGTGTTATTTTAGCTTTCCGTCCTAAAACCCTGACTGCGGCCCTGGTTCCTTGCTTGGCTGCCACCGCTTTGGTGAAAGCCATCGGACTTTCCTGGGATGGCGCTGTTTTGTTTTATGCCCTAGCTGCATCTTTCCTGATCCAAATCGGTACCAACTTGGTGAATGATGCCGTTGATTTCAAAAAGGGTGCTGATACTGAAAAGCGTATTGGTCCACAGCGTATTACACAGGCCGGAATTCTTTCCGCCAATCAGGTTATGATTCTGGGTTCACTTTGTTTCGCCTTGGCCATTGCTTGTGGCATCCCTTTGGTTATGAAGGGTGGAGTGGCGATTGTGATTATCGGTATCGCTTCGGTTTTGATGGGTTACTCTTACACAGCCGGTCCGTTCCCTTTAGCTTACCTGGGCTTGGGTGATTTGTTTGTGATCTTGTTTTTTGGATTGCTGGCCGTGATGGGGATGGTCTTTCTTAACACCGGTGACTGGATGATCGAAGCCTTTGTTCTGGGACTGCAAATCGGTTTCCATGCAACGACCTTGATCGCCATCAACAACCTTCGTGACCGCGAGGGTGATAAGCTGGTGAACAAAAAAACCATGGCCGTACGTTTTGGGGTCAAATTCTCCCGCTACGAAATTGCAGCAATGGCGTTTCTGCCATTTGTACTAAATCTTTACTGGTGGTTTGAGGGTTATAAGATCGCAGCCATCGTTTCGATGTTCGCGTTGCCATTGGCTGTGAAACTGACAAAAAATGTTTTTCAAACTGAGCCCGGTCCTGCTTATAATAAGTTTCTGGGGCAAGCTGCCGGCTTGCACTTGGTATTTGGACTTTTAATCACCTTAGGATTTGCACTTTGA
- the menC gene encoding o-succinylbenzoate synthase MenC encodes MIKLSYHEYSLKPFTNLNSVSAGLPRSGALIKVEWPQGLVGYGDLHPWPELGDMMLADQLAALKKGKITPQMEQTIWLARKDADLRKKGKTILSSGEKVRNNYLVSNYAEIVPGFLDELKRAQFSTIKLKMGRDLAAEANAVTRIAAAGFKMRLDFNSACSWQSFERFFSGLSPQEKVWIEYVEDPFPFDPDTWMDAKKLVKIALDSAYDKVDWDKMTKAPFDILVIKPAKMDVDKAIERCKKFNLKATVTSYMDHPVGSMGALAVAMECKENYPNLMLDAGCMTYRSYQMDQFSATLNTSGPYFSSIKGSGVGFDLILRDLTWQKLN; translated from the coding sequence TTGATTAAATTGAGCTACCACGAATACAGCTTGAAGCCCTTTACAAATCTAAACTCTGTGAGTGCGGGGCTGCCGCGCAGTGGAGCATTGATTAAAGTGGAGTGGCCTCAGGGACTCGTGGGCTATGGTGATTTGCATCCTTGGCCAGAGCTGGGTGATATGATGCTGGCTGATCAATTGGCGGCTCTAAAAAAAGGCAAGATCACTCCACAGATGGAGCAAACGATCTGGCTGGCTCGCAAAGATGCAGACCTTAGAAAAAAAGGAAAAACCATTTTAAGTTCGGGCGAAAAGGTTCGTAACAACTATCTGGTTTCCAATTATGCCGAAATCGTTCCTGGATTTCTGGATGAGTTAAAACGAGCTCAATTCTCTACGATCAAATTGAAAATGGGACGTGACTTGGCTGCTGAAGCCAATGCTGTCACTCGTATTGCAGCAGCTGGATTTAAAATGCGACTGGATTTTAACAGTGCCTGCAGTTGGCAATCATTTGAAAGATTTTTCAGCGGATTGTCTCCACAGGAAAAAGTGTGGATTGAATACGTCGAGGATCCTTTTCCTTTTGATCCGGATACATGGATGGATGCAAAGAAGCTGGTCAAAATTGCGCTGGATTCAGCCTACGACAAAGTTGATTGGGATAAAATGACCAAGGCTCCATTTGATATTCTGGTGATTAAGCCTGCTAAAATGGATGTCGATAAAGCCATCGAGCGCTGCAAGAAGTTTAATCTGAAAGCCACCGTGACCAGTTACATGGATCATCCCGTGGGTTCAATGGGGGCTCTTGCTGTCGCGATGGAGTGTAAAGAAAACTATCCCAACTTGATGCTGGATGCAGGTTGTATGACGTATCGATCTTACCAAATGGATCAGTTCTCAGCGACTTTAAATACCTCAGGTCCTTATTTCTCCAGCATCAAAGGTTCCGGGGTTGGATTTGATCTGATCCTAAGAGACTTAACGTGGCAGAAACTCAATTAG
- a CDS encoding AMP-binding protein — protein sequence MAETQLALDLKSDDNLILLNPRWPKGDFQKLKSLAEAVQAERGLKGHVWIATSGSTAESASATKLVALSKKAIISSAESVNKHLNSTAADVWTQVLPHFHVGGFGIEVRALLSGARVVPTLQDSKWNVDHFYQVLIDEKCTLSALVPTQVFDLVEKGYKSPSSMRAIVVGGGALDPALFDRARALGWPLLPSYGMTETASQIATANLDSLAGFEYPDIKLLPHADARVNEAGFLEVTAQSLFTCYAQNTSEGMKHWDPKKENWFTTEDRGEVVGRALKIQGRSKDYVKIGGEGTNVARLRTLLEQAVMDLNPQWVMQVTLLDMPSERLGSEIHLVSTLSDDANRKIAESYSAKVLPFEKIRKSHTVAQIPRSDLGKILWQQLKKLL from the coding sequence GTGGCAGAAACTCAATTAGCTCTGGATTTGAAATCCGACGACAATCTGATTTTGCTGAATCCGCGTTGGCCAAAAGGGGACTTTCAAAAACTGAAGTCACTGGCTGAAGCCGTCCAGGCAGAGCGCGGATTGAAGGGGCACGTGTGGATTGCGACGTCTGGCTCCACAGCGGAATCAGCCAGCGCAACCAAGTTGGTGGCGCTTTCCAAGAAAGCGATCATCTCGTCGGCCGAATCCGTTAATAAGCATTTGAATTCAACCGCGGCTGATGTGTGGACCCAGGTCCTTCCGCATTTTCATGTCGGGGGATTTGGTATTGAGGTGCGTGCTTTGTTAAGTGGTGCCCGTGTGGTGCCTACACTTCAAGATTCCAAGTGGAATGTCGATCACTTTTATCAAGTTCTGATTGATGAAAAGTGCACTCTCTCCGCATTGGTACCGACTCAGGTTTTTGACCTGGTGGAGAAGGGATATAAATCGCCAAGCTCGATGCGCGCGATTGTCGTGGGCGGCGGTGCATTGGACCCGGCTTTATTTGATCGGGCCCGCGCCTTGGGTTGGCCACTCTTGCCAAGCTATGGAATGACCGAAACTGCCTCACAGATCGCGACGGCGAATTTGGACTCGCTGGCAGGCTTCGAGTATCCTGATATTAAGCTGCTTCCCCATGCGGATGCCCGTGTCAATGAAGCCGGCTTTTTAGAAGTGACGGCGCAGTCCTTGTTCACTTGTTATGCGCAAAATACCTCAGAAGGTATGAAGCATTGGGATCCAAAAAAAGAAAACTGGTTCACAACCGAAGACCGCGGGGAGGTTGTGGGTCGAGCACTAAAAATCCAAGGCCGTAGCAAAGACTATGTTAAAATCGGAGGCGAGGGGACGAACGTCGCAAGACTTCGGACTTTGCTTGAACAAGCGGTGATGGACCTAAATCCCCAATGGGTGATGCAGGTGACCTTGCTGGATATGCCTTCAGAGCGATTGGGGTCTGAGATTCATTTGGTCAGCACTTTGTCAGACGACGCCAATCGCAAGATTGCAGAATCTTATAGTGCAAAAGTTTTGCCGTTTGAAAAAATAAGAAAGAGCCACACTGTCGCGCAGATTCCGCGCAGTGATCTAGGCAAGATTCTGTGGCAGCAGCTAAAGAAATTATTGTAG
- a CDS encoding (2Fe-2S) ferredoxin domain-containing protein: MIRKEENPWSEAIVMICTKCGKSISGMKEANVADNLKMFYKKSLKESGDGKKIRVVTASCLDICEDEFQAITIATNDKVESFIMHPEKDRDAFLEMLKKKI; encoded by the coding sequence ATGATTCGCAAAGAAGAAAATCCCTGGAGTGAAGCCATCGTCATGATCTGCACCAAGTGCGGTAAATCGATCTCCGGTATGAAAGAGGCGAACGTCGCTGACAACCTTAAGATGTTTTATAAGAAAAGCCTGAAAGAAAGCGGTGACGGCAAAAAGATCCGTGTCGTGACTGCAAGTTGTCTGGATATCTGTGAGGACGAGTTTCAGGCGATCACCATTGCCACCAATGACAAGGTCGAATCCTTCATCATGCACCCCGAAAAAGACCGGGATGCATTCCTGGAAATGTTGAAAAAGAAAATCTAA
- a CDS encoding YkgJ family cysteine cluster protein produces MEEFQFTGKEWWREGVRFECTGSGKCCTSHGEYGFVYLNLEDRQRFAKHLNISTSAFTRRYCEKTGGIWHLKEDPKNTDCMFLKGKGCGVYEARPTQCRTWPFWPEVMNAKSWAKDVKAFCPGVGKGKLVPAESIERQIREQIESEKGWGK; encoded by the coding sequence ATGGAAGAGTTTCAATTTACAGGCAAAGAATGGTGGCGCGAAGGCGTACGCTTTGAATGCACCGGCTCCGGCAAATGTTGCACTTCTCATGGTGAGTACGGTTTCGTGTATTTGAATCTTGAAGACCGTCAGCGTTTTGCGAAACATTTGAATATCAGCACCTCTGCCTTCACTCGCCGTTACTGCGAAAAAACCGGCGGCATCTGGCACTTGAAAGAGGATCCAAAAAATACCGATTGCATGTTCCTTAAAGGCAAGGGCTGCGGAGTTTACGAGGCTCGCCCTACACAATGCCGTACTTGGCCGTTTTGGCCGGAAGTGATGAATGCAAAATCATGGGCAAAAGATGTGAAAGCCTTCTGCCCTGGCGTGGGTAAAGGCAAATTGGTTCCTGCAGAATCAATTGAGCGTCAAATTCGCGAACAGATCGAAAGTGAAAAAGGCTGGGGAAAATAA
- a CDS encoding acyl-CoA thioesterase gives MNKTFRTKKTLTFREADPAKIMFFGNIYGFAHDAFEQFIVDAGYTWKEYFNGPDYAIPLRHSEANYLAPFFPGETYEIAVNVASFGETSFKMKYVFTQGSKTHAVVTMVHSVLDMKTKQKAAIPALMKSRLEPYLEQN, from the coding sequence ATGAATAAAACCTTCCGAACGAAAAAGACCCTGACTTTCAGGGAAGCGGACCCCGCTAAAATCATGTTTTTTGGGAATATTTACGGGTTCGCCCACGACGCCTTTGAACAATTCATCGTGGACGCCGGCTACACCTGGAAAGAGTATTTCAACGGTCCCGACTATGCGATTCCTCTTCGTCACTCTGAAGCCAATTACCTGGCCCCTTTTTTCCCGGGTGAGACTTATGAAATCGCCGTCAACGTGGCAAGTTTCGGTGAAACTTCATTCAAGATGAAGTATGTGTTCACTCAAGGTTCCAAAACCCACGCCGTGGTTACAATGGTTCATTCGGTTTTGGATATGAAGACCAAACAAAAAGCAGCGATTCCGGCGCTGATGAAATCGCGCCTGGAACCTTATTTGGAGCAAAACTAA
- a CDS encoding polyprenyl synthetase family protein: MSRNVIDLKVYDSRDFPAYLPKLNKLYDDLFSGGKGFRAKLIRMMASSISLDGKSEHLLAQTIEFIHNASLLHDDLIDRSHLRRGKTTAWMKYTPEYAVLAGDYLLARVMVNLSGHGNIKLVQYTAEIISDLLEGEWLQDSVVGDYFVTLEQLDRIHNLKTASLFKWCIRAPFIAQERYDSELHQILEEMGTLLGQLFQRSDDLLDYDIRNEEGKAILGDLKSGYLNSFGAYITSGRSRQEIDQIVKSKNLEQYYASIGGKEVFDQKVQAFDEMNKSLIAMYDHHLERLKKHIKPGEEKLIDQLRPLTEILYWRRKPSS, encoded by the coding sequence TTGTCGCGCAATGTCATTGATCTGAAAGTCTATGATTCCAGGGATTTCCCTGCCTACTTACCAAAGCTGAATAAGCTTTATGATGATCTCTTTTCTGGAGGCAAAGGCTTCCGCGCGAAATTGATTCGTATGATGGCTTCAAGCATTTCTCTGGATGGAAAGTCCGAGCATCTGCTGGCGCAAACGATCGAGTTCATCCACAACGCATCTTTGTTGCATGATGATTTGATTGATCGCTCCCATCTTCGCCGCGGAAAAACCACAGCATGGATGAAGTACACACCTGAATACGCAGTCCTTGCCGGTGATTACTTGCTGGCGCGTGTGATGGTGAACCTTTCCGGTCACGGCAATATCAAACTGGTTCAATACACAGCTGAAATCATCTCCGACCTTTTGGAAGGCGAGTGGTTGCAGGATTCTGTTGTCGGTGACTACTTCGTCACTCTTGAGCAGTTGGATCGCATTCATAATCTAAAAACAGCTTCTTTGTTCAAATGGTGTATTCGTGCACCATTCATCGCACAAGAGCGCTACGATTCTGAACTTCATCAGATTCTGGAAGAGATGGGCACTTTATTGGGCCAGTTGTTCCAGCGTTCAGACGATTTGTTGGACTATGACATCCGTAACGAAGAGGGTAAAGCGATCCTGGGTGATTTGAAATCAGGTTACCTGAACTCATTTGGTGCTTACATCACTTCCGGTCGTTCCCGTCAGGAAATTGATCAGATCGTAAAATCCAAAAACCTGGAGCAGTACTACGCAAGTATCGGTGGCAAGGAAGTCTTTGATCAAAAGGTGCAGGCCTTTGATGAAATGAACAAATCCCTGATCGCCATGTACGACCATCACCTTGAGCGTTTGAAAAAACACATAAAGCCGGGTGAGGAAAAACTGATCGATCAGCTTCGTCCGTTGACGGAAATTCTATACTGGAGAAGGAAGCCTTCTTCGTGA
- a CDS encoding prenyltransferase: MNEFVTLSKSSPQFESYLLGTFSKEKRALPVQTLNVNSASETVTFKIVPVSSLEFPPRLVRILQTIKIRSFLFILVPLFLLLTKNIADQTLRDPISTVIATVGLIFAFISVNLRNDYTDHIRGVDRILERSGSRAIQNGWTTAAHIKSLSTVFLLLAFACSVPVMVTYTDVAYLVVAAASIGLWAQFQKRVSFKYQIGGEICLFLLFGPLLTVSYQLSMGAPYDIESLWIGVVWGWAVLFVVHLRNFINILPSSQAGFRNTVNWLGFDRSRRLIAIWWFVYLVINLFYHAVYAGKYWGVYVSVALVLLSFSFIAKLKALSSPVGGDVRQVFKYGFTLFLFTIGLWVFECLWYLFLTR; encoded by the coding sequence GTGAATGAGTTCGTTACTCTAAGTAAGAGTTCCCCACAGTTTGAATCTTATTTGCTGGGCACGTTTTCGAAAGAAAAACGTGCTTTGCCTGTTCAGACTTTGAATGTGAACTCTGCTTCAGAGACGGTGACGTTTAAAATCGTTCCGGTCAGCTCCCTGGAGTTTCCTCCGCGCCTTGTGCGCATTCTGCAAACAATCAAGATCAGAAGTTTTCTGTTCATCCTGGTTCCTCTATTTTTGCTTTTGACAAAAAATATTGCCGATCAAACATTGCGTGATCCGATTTCAACTGTGATCGCGACCGTGGGATTGATCTTCGCATTTATTTCCGTGAATCTGCGCAACGACTACACCGATCATATTCGCGGCGTGGATCGGATCTTAGAGCGCAGTGGCAGCCGGGCCATTCAAAATGGCTGGACGACAGCAGCACACATCAAAAGTCTTTCCACAGTCTTCCTGCTGTTGGCTTTTGCATGCTCAGTGCCTGTGATGGTGACTTACACCGATGTCGCCTATCTGGTGGTGGCTGCGGCCTCGATTGGATTGTGGGCACAGTTTCAAAAACGTGTTTCTTTCAAATACCAAATCGGTGGTGAGATCTGTCTGTTCCTGTTGTTCGGACCGCTTTTGACCGTGTCCTACCAACTATCGATGGGAGCACCTTACGATATTGAATCCTTGTGGATCGGTGTGGTCTGGGGTTGGGCAGTTTTGTTTGTGGTTCACTTGCGCAATTTCATCAATATTTTGCCAAGCTCCCAAGCGGGATTCCGTAACACCGTCAATTGGCTGGGCTTTGATCGCTCACGTCGTTTGATTGCCATTTGGTGGTTTGTCTACCTGGTTATTAATTTGTTCTATCATGCGGTTTATGCCGGAAAGTATTGGGGAGTTTACGTCAGCGTAGCCCTGGTGCTGTTGTCCTTTAGTTTCATTGCCAAGCTAAAAGCACTTTCCAGTCCGGTGGGCGGCGATGTTCGCCAGGTCTTCAAATACGGTTTCACATTGTTCTTGTTCACTATCGGACTGTGGGTGTTTGAATGTCTTTGGTATCTGTTTCTGACCAGATAA
- a CDS encoding class I SAM-dependent methyltransferase: MSLVSVSDQIKNICVVADESGLAKGQHWAKFLGCPLNPPSLDPYYFRFNVEGDRVYVRDQDKRKLEINFDENHLDYERKGHRGKQEIIAKALGAAKGCKKVLDLSVGMGIDSVFLTQLGFQVTGVERSPVLYALLSEAFENTQKEYLKSYQLHFANSLEFLREQKGKIEIDSIYFDPMYPHKKKSSLPKQEMVVFRDLVGHDDDAAEVLKEALKWPVRRVVVKRPIHAEQLLPGVIHSFEGKVVRYDSYVVG; encoded by the coding sequence ATGTCTTTGGTATCTGTTTCTGACCAGATAAAAAACATCTGCGTCGTTGCAGATGAATCCGGTCTTGCAAAAGGGCAGCATTGGGCGAAATTCCTTGGCTGTCCGTTAAATCCTCCCTCATTGGATCCTTACTATTTTCGCTTCAACGTTGAAGGCGATCGTGTGTACGTGCGCGATCAGGACAAACGAAAGCTGGAGATCAATTTCGACGAAAATCATCTGGATTACGAACGCAAAGGTCACCGCGGCAAGCAGGAGATCATCGCCAAAGCACTGGGCGCAGCCAAGGGCTGCAAGAAGGTTTTGGATCTTTCTGTGGGGATGGGGATCGACAGTGTGTTTTTGACTCAGCTGGGATTTCAGGTGACGGGAGTCGAGCGCTCGCCCGTGTTGTATGCATTGTTGAGCGAGGCTTTTGAAAATACTCAGAAGGAATATTTAAAATCCTATCAGCTTCATTTTGCCAACAGTCTGGAATTTTTGCGCGAGCAAAAAGGCAAAATTGAAATCGATTCCATTTATTTTGATCCGATGTATCCGCATAAAAAGAAGTCGTCTTTACCCAAGCAGGAGATGGTCGTTTTCCGCGATTTGGTGGGGCACGATGACGACGCTGCGGAAGTTTTGAAGGAAGCGTTGAAGTGGCCTGTGCGCCGTGTGGTGGTGAAAAGGCCGATCCATGCAGAGCAGTTGCTGCCTGGAGTGATTCACTCCTTTGAAGGAAAGGTGGTTCGTTATGATTCTTATGTGGTTGGGTAG
- a CDS encoding DUF2388 domain-containing protein has protein sequence MKSILFVLVTALSMNAMALEITTSVKITQANQAEEDYKRILIGAQDDAAMFIATDGQVRGPNLQAALEAVRHVNRTTANDLQIAEEILKLK, from the coding sequence ATGAAATCAATCTTATTTGTCCTTGTGACAGCTTTATCAATGAATGCGATGGCGTTGGAGATTACGACGTCCGTAAAAATCACTCAGGCAAACCAAGCTGAAGAAGACTACAAGCGTATTTTGATTGGTGCTCAGGATGATGCAGCGATGTTTATCGCGACAGATGGCCAAGTGCGTGGACCAAACTTGCAAGCGGCTCTGGAAGCTGTTCGCCACGTTAACAGAACCACGGCAAACGATCTGCAAATTGCAGAAGAGATTTTGAAGCTAAAATAG
- a CDS encoding DUF7844 domain-containing protein, giving the protein MMKTPNFKHLLAMTLPLFTVVSAQAFEYQVVTPLSSSQKLAVQDLLKQAEQKLPETLKSALGTVAVRFDKLPSFGLQSALGKASFQGRDLTLDNSTLGEIVKGPLNSKKTDRKHKTMYAEILATVLHETTHLYDFANVHSDSEKEMIRRCDTKFAKSKDDRIRDGARPYACKYYEDMTTSFSKNPYFLQVAGWAGQPENGLNQRTPDLYELQNPKEYLAVNMEYFLMDPQFKCRRPGMYKVLSSQFQHIPFKDVTCEQELGYVIPNSSYKLAQVLSIDPNRVYQVHYLFAEKGSDLSAGWGHAMVRLVTCSPQRKFVGPDCLRDVEYHLVLSYRAFVDSLQLNAWAGLVGDYPSRLFILPLNQVIDEYAKTQFRALRSLPLALTRAQIQNLIERSVEIHWGYNGQYKFITNNCATETMDLLQSVLLSPAIMNTEIKTPKGLYDVLLKQGIGNERVFFDMKSALELGYYFDSYEERYSKTFQIIHEAGLTGAKDFKQWVESTAAYRSGIIKGINKSQANYKKVTASLFVLELAAQRQLQNAIMQELTQVISESQKQSGNSKSTGVKAADNYLALSQLFAKPSSFLPRGSGYGLPDSKEMSQASALVDQKADESVEISKETQRIADQLTDPMLLKEVETSNENIKLLQTLLREK; this is encoded by the coding sequence ATGATGAAAACACCCAATTTCAAACATTTGCTAGCCATGACCCTTCCGCTGTTTACTGTGGTTTCGGCCCAGGCTTTTGAATACCAGGTGGTGACTCCACTTTCTTCATCACAAAAACTAGCTGTTCAGGACTTGTTAAAGCAAGCTGAGCAGAAGCTTCCGGAAACTTTGAAATCCGCACTTGGAACCGTTGCGGTTCGCTTTGATAAACTTCCATCATTTGGTCTGCAGTCGGCCCTGGGTAAAGCCAGCTTCCAAGGTCGTGACCTGACTCTGGATAACAGCACTTTGGGTGAAATCGTCAAAGGTCCTCTTAATTCCAAAAAGACCGATCGCAAACATAAAACCATGTATGCGGAAATTCTTGCGACTGTTTTGCATGAAACCACTCACCTGTATGATTTTGCCAATGTTCACAGTGATTCTGAAAAGGAAATGATCAGACGCTGTGATACCAAATTTGCAAAATCCAAGGATGATCGTATCCGTGATGGAGCTCGTCCCTATGCCTGCAAATACTACGAGGACATGACAACGTCGTTCTCTAAAAATCCGTATTTCCTTCAGGTCGCAGGTTGGGCTGGTCAACCAGAGAACGGTTTGAATCAACGCACTCCGGATCTTTATGAGTTGCAAAATCCAAAAGAGTATCTTGCAGTGAATATGGAATACTTCCTTATGGATCCGCAGTTTAAATGCCGTCGTCCAGGCATGTACAAAGTATTGTCCAGCCAGTTCCAGCATATTCCTTTCAAGGATGTGACTTGTGAGCAGGAGTTGGGCTATGTGATTCCAAACAGCTCCTATAAATTGGCACAAGTTCTTTCAATTGATCCGAATCGCGTTTACCAGGTTCACTATCTGTTTGCCGAAAAAGGCAGTGACCTTTCCGCCGGATGGGGACATGCGATGGTGCGTTTGGTTACTTGCTCGCCACAACGTAAGTTTGTGGGACCGGATTGCCTTCGTGATGTCGAATATCATCTGGTTCTTAGCTATCGCGCATTCGTCGACTCTTTGCAGTTGAATGCTTGGGCGGGATTGGTTGGAGACTACCCTTCGCGGTTATTTATTCTTCCTTTGAATCAGGTAATTGATGAATACGCGAAAACTCAGTTCCGTGCTTTGCGCAGTTTGCCTTTGGCCCTGACGCGTGCACAGATTCAGAATCTGATTGAGCGTTCTGTTGAAATTCACTGGGGCTACAACGGCCAGTATAAGTTTATTACGAATAATTGTGCGACCGAGACCATGGATTTGTTGCAGTCGGTTCTATTGTCGCCAGCCATCATGAATACGGAAATTAAAACGCCAAAAGGCCTGTATGATGTTCTTTTAAAGCAAGGCATAGGCAATGAACGCGTGTTCTTTGATATGAAATCCGCGTTGGAATTGGGCTACTATTTCGATTCCTATGAAGAGCGCTACAGTAAGACTTTCCAGATAATTCATGAAGCTGGTTTGACAGGCGCCAAGGATTTTAAACAATGGGTGGAATCAACTGCGGCTTATCGTAGTGGAATCATCAAAGGCATTAATAAATCTCAAGCCAACTATAAGAAAGTTACGGCATCTTTGTTCGTGTTGGAGCTTGCAGCACAAAGACAGCTACAGAATGCGATCATGCAGGAATTGACTCAAGTGATTTCTGAGTCACAGAAGCAGAGTGGAAACTCAAAAAGCACCGGGGTGAAGGCAGCGGATAACTATCTTGCGCTTTCTCAACTTTTTGCGAAGCCATCCTCCTTTTTGCCAAGAGGTTCCGGCTATGGTTTGCCGGACTCCAAAGAAATGTCCCAGGCATCGGCTTTAGTGGATCAAAAAGCCGACGAGTCCGTGGAGATTTCCAAGGAAACTCAAAGGATAGCTGATCAGTTGACGGATCCGATGCTTCTGAAAGAAGTCGAAACAAGTAACGAAAATATTAAATTGCTACAGACGCTGCTTCGCGAGAAGTAG